One Esox lucius isolate fEsoLuc1 chromosome 1, fEsoLuc1.pri, whole genome shotgun sequence genomic region harbors:
- the LOC117594743 gene encoding pollen-specific leucine-rich repeat extensin-like protein 1: MGNVQSIRRASVFLIHQFSVQHLSLLRFLLVATAAVTPVTPCHTPFPPATPHSPLPHLAPPATRVTPCHNPLPPPPVLHPPLPTPTSHPCSPRHTPLPPATRVTPATPRSPLPPVLPPPHPAPPCHPCYPRHTPLPPATRVTPATPHSPLPPVLPPPHPTPPCYLCYPLPHPAPPSHPCSTRHTPLPPDTLVTPCHTPLPPATHVTPCHTMLPPATRVTPSNPLATPCHPLQPCHQV, translated from the exons ATGGGCAACGTTCAGTCGATCCGCCGGGCCTCTGTGTTCCTCATTCACCAGTTCTCCGTGCAGCATCTGAGCCTGCTGCGGTTCCTGTTGGTCGCCACAGCCG CTGTTACCCCTGTTACCCCCTGCCACACCCCGTTCCCCCCTGCCACACCCCACTCCCCCCTGCCACACCTTGCTCCCCCTGCCACCCGTGTTACCCCCTGCCACAACCCGCTCCCCCCGCCACCCGTGTTACACCCCCCACTCCCTACTCCCACCAGCCACCCGTGCTCCCCCCGCCACACCCCGCTCCCCCCTGCCACCCGTGTTACCCCCGCCACACCCCGCTCCCCCCTGCCACCCGTGTTACCCCCGCCACACCCCGCTCCCCCCTGCCACCCGTGTTACCCCCGCCACACCCCGCTCCCCCCTGCCACCCGTGTTACCCCCGCCACACCCCACTCCCCCCTGCCACCCGTGTTACCCCCGCCACACCCCACTCCCCCCTGCTACCTGTGTTACCCACTGCCACACCCTGCTCCCCCCAGCCACCCATGCTCCACCCGCCACACCCCGCTCCCCCCTGACACTCTTGTTACCCCCTGCCACACCCCGCTCCCCCCTGCCACCCATGTTACCCCCTGCCACACCATGCTCCCCCCAGCCACCCGTGTTACCCCCAGCAACCCCCTTGCTACCCCCTGCCACCCCCTACAACCCTGCCACCAGGTGTGA